The following proteins are encoded in a genomic region of Bacillus sp. BGMRC 2118:
- a CDS encoding metallophosphoesterase, which produces MRIIVLSDTHMPKKAKCLPETLTKHFINADYIFHLGDWQTVDLYHQLTRYCTVVGVAGNVDNDELIEILGHQKTVEIGGYTFGLVHGHQGKGRTTETRAFNTFSRNELDVLLFGHSHIPVSKKVNNTIVFNPGSPTDKRKQSHFSFGVIEINKTLTLHHIFFR; this is translated from the coding sequence ATGAGGATTATTGTATTATCGGATACTCATATGCCTAAAAAGGCTAAATGTCTGCCTGAAACCTTAACAAAGCATTTCATAAATGCAGATTATATTTTTCATTTAGGAGACTGGCAAACTGTTGATTTATACCATCAATTAACTAGGTATTGTACAGTTGTTGGAGTTGCCGGGAATGTTGACAATGACGAACTAATTGAGATACTCGGCCACCAAAAAACAGTAGAGATAGGCGGTTATACTTTTGGTTTAGTACATGGGCATCAAGGGAAAGGACGTACAACTGAAACTAGAGCTTTCAATACCTTCTCTAGAAATGAACTAGACGTTCTTTTATTTGGTCATTCTCACATTCCTGTATCCAAAAAAGTAAACAATACGATTGTCTTTAACCCAGGTTCACCTACTGATAAACGTAAACAATCACATTTTTCTTTTGGGGTTATTGAAATAAACAAAACACTAACGCTTCACCATATTTTCTTTCGTTAG
- a CDS encoding FkbM family methyltransferase: MSRSSKSLTSYTNFWTMNPKTWKYLVNIGLLLKYKTLNINKLPSSIQLPSSLNLHVNPNENRGRALLVSNGITQKQLLKFWVESVSSFYPSIVLDIGVNYGECLFSVQYPYSTKIFGIEANEQLFEYIMRTQSEHPNRFQMNILHAFASNQDQQSQDFFVDKNWSGTSSGRAIYPSMVEKKVVQTITVDTLLRNFDLEKERILFKIDVEGYEAFVVEGMQQVIREAKEMLGIIEFDNDYLERAGMKADMFLTRLSSLFKIYYFNKNGELQELSPHTYRQLQNRLHSSHIHMDLVLLKTSNHIPIINLLR; the protein is encoded by the coding sequence ATGAGCAGATCTTCTAAATCGTTAACTTCATACACAAATTTTTGGACTATGAACCCTAAAACCTGGAAATATCTAGTAAATATTGGACTTTTATTAAAGTACAAAACACTTAATATCAATAAGCTACCTTCCTCTATTCAGTTACCCTCATCACTAAATTTACACGTTAATCCGAATGAAAATAGGGGACGTGCTCTATTGGTGAGTAATGGTATTACACAAAAGCAATTATTAAAATTTTGGGTTGAATCTGTTTCCTCGTTTTACCCTTCCATCGTATTAGATATAGGCGTCAATTATGGAGAGTGCCTATTTTCTGTTCAGTATCCTTACTCGACTAAAATTTTTGGTATAGAAGCAAATGAACAGCTGTTTGAATATATAATGCGCACACAATCTGAGCATCCCAATCGTTTTCAAATGAACATTCTACATGCCTTTGCTTCCAACCAGGACCAACAAAGTCAGGACTTCTTTGTAGATAAAAATTGGTCTGGTACATCTTCAGGGAGAGCAATCTATCCTTCAATGGTGGAAAAAAAGGTTGTTCAAACCATAACAGTGGATACTTTACTGCGAAATTTTGATTTAGAAAAGGAACGAATTTTATTCAAGATTGATGTGGAAGGTTACGAGGCGTTTGTCGTTGAAGGAATGCAACAAGTCATTCGTGAAGCGAAAGAAATGTTGGGTATTATAGAATTCGATAACGATTATCTCGAACGAGCGGGTATGAAAGCCGATATGTTTTTGACTCGTCTTTCATCTCTATTTAAAATTTATTACTTCAATAAAAATGGTGAGCTTCAAGAACTAAGTCCACACACTTACCGTCAATTACAAAATCGTTTACATTCTTCCCATATTCATATGGACCTTGTACTACTTAAAACGTCTAATCATATACCTATTATTAATCTATTAAGATGA
- a CDS encoding phosphatase PAP2 family protein has protein sequence MNSKWVDNLYQLECAIFLSLNKSFERSKLNLFFRIVTHLGGASMTVGITLILIIMLKTPYQLWAIQSATSLLASHLIVVLFKKIYPRNRPYLTVQDARVVENPLKDYSFPSGHTTAIFSIVTPYVIHLPLIGIILYPIACCVGLSRICLGLHYPSDVLVGSLVGSLFGILVVLLSV, from the coding sequence ATGAACTCAAAATGGGTCGATAACTTATATCAATTGGAATGTGCTATATTTCTTTCCCTAAACAAAAGCTTTGAACGATCAAAGTTAAATTTGTTTTTTCGCATCGTTACTCATCTTGGTGGTGCAAGCATGACGGTTGGAATAACATTAATCTTGATTATTATGCTAAAGACTCCATATCAATTATGGGCGATTCAAAGTGCTACTTCTCTCTTGGCAAGTCATTTGATTGTTGTTTTATTTAAAAAAATCTATCCAAGAAATCGTCCGTATCTCACAGTTCAAGATGCTAGAGTCGTTGAGAATCCGCTAAAGGATTATTCGTTTCCTTCCGGTCATACGACGGCAATCTTTTCTATCGTGACTCCTTATGTCATCCATTTACCACTTATAGGAATAATATTGTATCCCATTGCTTGTTGTGTTGGTTTATCCAGAATATGTTTAGGTTTACACTATCCCTCTGATGTTTTAGTCGGTTCCTTAGTCGGATCTCTATTTGGAATTCTTGTCGTTTTATTGTCGGTATAA
- a CDS encoding glycosyltransferase family 1 protein, which translates to MRIAIFTDTFTPQVNGVARTFQRFVDYLEDQNIEYRLFVPETEEDLYSSQIHRFTSLPFYLYPECRLAFPNVFHIKRELEQFNPDIIHIATPFNMGLTGLFYGRKLNIPMVGSYHTNFDQYLRYYDLQFLSKWIWKYMNWFHRSFDINFVPSYETKKDVEGKGFSNVHIWSRGVDCNKFHPQFSREDFRERYKIKERYILSFVGRLAPEKDVDVLVKIAEQLPSYLKENVHWIVAGDGPLLEELQNNKIRNMTLTGYLKGNQLAELYAVSNLFVFPSSTETFGNVVLESLACGTPVIGAKAGGVQEIIQHHKTGILCEPGNVSEFVSSIEELLHKTKVLEEMGVEARNYALRKTWDSIFKQLLYHYENVIHINQLNHKVSNL; encoded by the coding sequence ATGAGAATTGCTATTTTCACGGACACCTTTACTCCTCAAGTAAACGGAGTAGCCCGTACGTTTCAACGATTTGTAGATTATCTAGAGGACCAAAATATTGAATATAGACTTTTTGTACCAGAGACTGAAGAGGATCTATACTCTAGTCAAATCCATAGGTTTACAAGTTTACCCTTTTACCTGTATCCAGAATGCAGATTAGCCTTCCCCAATGTATTTCATATCAAAAGGGAACTTGAACAATTCAATCCTGATATTATTCACATCGCAACTCCGTTTAATATGGGATTAACAGGACTGTTTTATGGAAGAAAACTAAATATTCCTATGGTTGGTTCATATCATACTAACTTTGATCAATATCTTCGTTATTATGATTTACAGTTTTTATCAAAGTGGATTTGGAAATATATGAATTGGTTCCATCGTTCTTTTGATATAAATTTCGTTCCTTCCTATGAGACAAAAAAAGATGTTGAAGGTAAGGGGTTTTCTAATGTACATATTTGGAGCCGTGGAGTTGATTGTAATAAGTTTCATCCTCAATTTTCCCGAGAGGACTTTAGAGAACGATATAAAATTAAAGAACGATATATACTTAGCTTTGTTGGGCGCTTAGCTCCAGAAAAAGATGTAGATGTATTAGTAAAAATTGCCGAGCAGCTACCATCTTATTTAAAGGAAAATGTTCACTGGATTGTTGCTGGTGATGGACCACTCTTAGAAGAATTACAAAATAACAAAATAAGAAATATGACACTAACAGGTTACTTGAAAGGCAATCAATTAGCAGAATTATACGCAGTATCAAATTTATTTGTCTTTCCTTCTTCCACTGAAACGTTTGGGAATGTTGTATTAGAATCACTTGCCTGCGGGACACCAGTAATTGGTGCAAAAGCGGGTGGTGTACAAGAAATCATTCAACATCATAAAACAGGAATCTTATGTGAGCCTGGTAATGTAAGTGAATTTGTGAGCAGTATTGAAGAATTATTGCATAAGACAAAGGTATTAGAAGAAATGGGAGTTGAAGCACGGAACTACGCCTTGAGAAAAACGTGGGATTCTATCTTTAAACAGTTGCTCTATCATTATGAGAATGTAATTCACATAAATCAGTTAAACCATAAAGTTTCAAATTTATAA
- a CDS encoding EAL domain-containing protein: protein MKFLSFIRMCISEMNTAMNLLELNKSSVETITFSHVFQPIISLHNETLYGYESLIRCNSVPNPELLFSLAKNQNKLFELDMFSILNSMNTFGKNSSVSPDNHQLSVNIFPSTFLESSFIYRLEKGMSQGNLLPHNITFEMNEAEDVLHVKKLKEIIKYLKSIGCKFALDDLGKGQSSLRIALELEPDIVKLDRYFCMGIHQSIRKQKFLQWITSYFKSEGVLVTLEGIEEKEELLVARQAGVDMGQGYFLGRPSSLL from the coding sequence GTGAAATTCTTATCATTCATTAGGATGTGTATTAGTGAAATGAATACAGCAATGAACTTACTAGAATTAAATAAAAGTTCAGTAGAGACCATTACTTTTTCTCATGTTTTTCAACCTATCATTTCTCTCCATAACGAGACTCTGTACGGTTATGAGAGTTTAATCAGGTGTAATAGTGTTCCAAATCCTGAATTACTTTTTTCACTTGCGAAGAATCAAAATAAGTTGTTTGAGTTGGACATGTTTTCAATTTTGAATAGTATGAATACGTTTGGGAAGAATTCTAGTGTTAGTCCAGATAATCACCAACTTTCGGTTAATATTTTTCCATCTACCTTTTTGGAATCTTCATTTATTTATCGTTTAGAAAAAGGGATGAGTCAGGGGAATTTATTACCTCATAATATTACTTTTGAAATGAATGAAGCAGAAGACGTATTGCATGTTAAGAAGTTGAAGGAAATCATAAAATACTTGAAAAGTATAGGTTGTAAATTTGCACTTGATGATTTAGGGAAAGGACAATCATCCTTAAGAATTGCATTAGAATTGGAGCCGGATATTGTTAAACTCGATCGATATTTTTGCATGGGGATCCATCAATCTATAAGAAAACAAAAATTTTTACAATGGATCACTTCTTATTTTAAAAGCGAAGGTGTTTTAGTAACTTTAGAAGGTATTGAAGAAAAAGAGGAATTACTTGTAGCTAGGCAGGCTGGAGTTGACATGGGGCAAGGGTATTTTCTAGGAAGACCAAGTTCTTTACTCTAA